CTCGGCGGAGGAGTCGCTGACCTACGCCGAATTGGACCGGCGCAGTGCGGCATTGGCGCGGCGACTGCGCGCCGCCGGGGTCGGAGCCGATGATGCTGTGGCGCTGCTGGTTCCGCGGTCGGCCGACCTGGTGGTGGCGATACTCGCGACGCTGCGGGCCGGTGCCGCGTATCTGCCGATCGATCTGTCCGGTCCCTCCGAACGGACGGCGCACATACTCGCGGAGGCCGCGCCCGCCGCGGCGATCGTCACCGGCTCGACCGTGGAACTGGCTGCCGCGCACGCCGTTACGACGGCCGTCCCGGTGCAGGTGACCGGTCAACCGGCCGAATTCACCGATGCCCGACCGGAACCCGCCGCCGCGGCCTATATCGTCTACACCTCCGGTTCCACCGGGCGGCCGAAGGGTGTGGTCGTGCCGCACGGTGCGCTGACCAATGTGCTCGCCGGACTGCGCCTGCTGCTGGATGTTTCGCCCGGGGACCGGCTGCTGGCCCTGAGCGCGATCACCTTCGATATCGCCACCGCCGAACTGCTGCTGCCGCTGATCAGTGGGGCTACCACGGTTGTGACCCCACCCGACGCGGCCCGCGACCTGTTGCCGCTGGTGTCGATGATCGAGGAGCACCGGCCCACGCTGATCGAGGCCACCCCCACGCTGTGGCGGGAGATCCTGGCCGCCTGCCCGGCCGAGCTCGGGGCCGCCACGCTGATCACCGCGGGCGAGGCGCTGCCCGCCGATACCGCCGACACCATGCGGCGGCGCGGGCGGCGGGTGGTGAATCTGTACGGGCCGTCGGAGGCGGCGATCTACAGCACCGGCGACATCGACGGCTCGTATCCGGTGCCGCCGATCGGGGCTCCGCTGCCGAATGTGCGTGCGTACGTGCTGGATTCGTTCCTGCGTCCGGCGGCTCCCGGCGAGGTCGGCGAACTGTACGTCGCGGGATCGGGGCTGGCTCGCGGGTATCTGGGACGACCGGACCTGACCGCCGAACGATTCGTGGCCTGCCCCTACCTGCCCGGCGAACGTCTGTACCGCACCGGCGATCTGGTGAGTTGGGATCGCGCCGGGGTGCTGCACTATCACGGGCGCGCCGACGGGCAGGTGAAGATTCGCGGGTTCCGGATCGAATTGGGGGAGATCGAGGCCGCGCTCACCGCAACGCCCGGAATCCACGCCGCCGCGGCGGATGTGCGGGACGGGCGGATCGTCGGATATGTCGTCGCCGACCCGGAGGTCGACACCGCCGGGGTGCCCGATGCGCTGGTGACCCGGCTGCCCGGATATATGGTGCCCGCCACCGTGATTCGGCTCGACGAGCTGCCCCGCACCGGGACGGGCAAGCTCGATCGCAAGGCGCTGCCCGCGCCGCGCGCCGCCGAGACGACCGGCCGGGACGCCGGTACCGACGAGGAGATCCGGCTGTGCGCGGTCGTGGCCGAGGTGCTGCATCGCGACGGCGTCGGGATCGATGACGACTTCTTCGCGCTGGGCGGGGACAGCATTGCCGCCATGCGGGTCGCCGCCCGCGCCGCCCAGGACGGAATGCCGGTGCTGCCCAAGGATATTTTCCAGCATCGCACGGTGGCGCGGATACTCGCCGCGACCGCCGGGCGCACCCGGGTCGACGCCGAGCCGGACGAGCCGGTCGGTGTCTTCGCGGCTCCGCCGATGGTGCGGTGGCTCTACGAGCGGCCGGGCCGCCACGACGAGGTGAACCAGTCGGTGCTGCTCGAGACCGGCGAGCGGGTCGAGCCCGCCCGGATGAGCGCGGCGCTGACCGCGCTGCTGGAGCGGCATCCGAGCCTGCGGGCGAAGGTCGTCGCGGATGCGGGGTCGATGAGTGTGGAAATCCTTCCCGCGGGCGAGGTTTCGCCGGAACTGCTGGTGGTCGATACCACCGCTCTCACCGCGGCCGAGCTGGACGCGTTCGTCGCCGAGCACACCGTGGCGGCGCAGTGGCGGCTCAATCCCGGTGCGGGCGCACTCGTGCAGGCGGTGCTGTTCGAGCCGGGCACCGCGCTCGGGCGGCTGCCGACGCGGCTGCTGCTGATGGTGCATCATCTCGGTGTCGACGGGGTGTCGTGGTCGACGCTGCTCGACGACCTCGCCGTGGTGCTGGCGGACCCGGCCGCGCTGCTGCCCGGCTCGGGTACCTCCTACCGGGCTTGGGCGCAACGGCTGCACCGGCAGGGCATCGAGTCGGCTCGGGCGCACGAATTGCCCTATTGGACAGCGGTACTCGACGGCGAGGAGCCCCCGTTCGGCCGCCGCCGCGTCGACCCGGCCATCGACACCGGCGACCACGCCCGCACCCTCGTGCGCACGGCGACCGTCGACCTCACCCGGCGGCTGCTGGCCGCGCCCGCGGCGACCGGAACCGGCATCGACGACCTGCTGCTGACCGCGCTGGCCATCGCCACCGTGACCTGGCAGCGCGATCACGGGCACCCGCAGGCGGATTCGATCCTGGTGGACGTGGAGGGCCACGGCCGCGACGCGGTGCCCGACGCCGATCTCACCCGCACCACGGGCTGGTTCACCGCCCGCTACCCGATTCGACTCGGCCCCCTCGCGAAAGACCTCGACCCGGGCGATCCGGCCGGCGCCAGCGCGGCGCTGGCACGCATCCACGCCATCCGCTCGGCAATCCCCGACGGCGGCAACGGCTTCCAGGTGCTGCGCTATCTCGACCCGGCCGGATCCGGCCTGGCACAGGCAGCCCGCCCGCAACTGGGTTTCAACTACCTGGGCCGCTTCGCCCATCGCTCCGCGGGCGGCTGGACATTGGTCGCCGATCCCGGCCAAAAGCATGCCGGGATCACGGGTGGAGAGGGTGCCGGGGTGACGAGCAGAGAGGGTGCCGGGGTGACGAGCGAAGGGGGTGTTGGGCTGGCGAACGGAGAAGATGCCGGGGTGGCGAGTGGAGGGGGTGTTGGGCTGGCGAATGGAGAAGGTGTTGGGGTGGCGAGTGGAGGGGGCGTCGGAAGGGGTTCGGTGGGTGGTGGTTTTCCGTTGGGGTTTGAGCATGCGTTGGATTTGAATGCGTTGACTATTGACAGTTCGGAGGGGCCGCGGTTGCGGGTGTTTTGGATTTGGGCTGGGGCTGTGCTTTCCGAGCGGGAGGTGGGGGCGGTGAGTGATGCGTGGTTTGCCGCGTTGGAAACGCTTGTCGATGCCGCCGAGGGCGGCGATATGGCGGTGGGGGCCGAGGAGCCGCTGCTGATGCTCGATCCCGATGAACTGGCCGATCTGGAATTGGCCGTCGCCTATTCCGAGGAGCGCTGAGTATGGATGCCGGACACGTCACGGCCGATTCCACCGTGGAAGCGGTGCTGCCGCTGTCGCCATTGCAGGAGGGGTTCGTTTTTCATGCCGAGCACGATGACCGGCATCCGGATATGTATGTGCTGCAACAGTCTTACGCCATCGAGGGGCCGCTGCGGGTCGGCGTGCTGGAGCGGAGCGTTGCCGCGCTGCTGCGGCGGCACCCCAATCTGCGCGTCGGGTTCCGCACCCGCCGCAGCGGGCAGGTGGTGCAGGTGGTGTATCGGGACCAGCAGGGCGCGTGGGCCTTTCACGATCTGAGCGGGCAGCCGGAGGAGGAGATCGACCGGGTGCTGCGGGCCGAGCGGGAGCGCGGGGTGGACCTGCGGCGGCCACCGCTGGTGCGGTTCACCGTGATTCGGCACGGCAGGGACCGGTATCGGCTCGCCATGACCAATCATCACGCGGTTCTCGACGGCTGGTCGGTGCCGCTGCTGATGCGGGAGCTGCTGGCGCTGTACGCGGCGGGCGGTGACGAGCGGCCGCTGGGGAGGCCGCCCCGGTATCGGGACTATCTGGCGTGGCTGGTCGGCCGGGACCACGACGATGCCCGGCTGCGGTGGCGGGAAGCCTTCGCGGGGCTCGACGAACCCACCCTGCTCACGGACCCGCATGCCCGCCGCGCAGCCGCGCCGCCGGTCCGCGCCGATCGGGTGCTCACCGCGGCCCTGTCGGCGGATCTGCGCCGCCGGGCCGCCGGACAGGGGGTCACCCTGAATACCGTCGTGCAGGCCGCGTGGGGAATCACGTTGGCACACCATATGAATCGCGACGATATCGTGGTCGGGACCACGGTGTCGGGGCGGCCGCCGGAGGTGCCGGGCATCGAGACGATGATCGGCCTGTTCATCAATACGGTGCCCGCGCGGATCCGCCTCGACCCGCACGACACCGCGGCCACGCTGCTGACCCGGCTGCACACCGAGCAGGCGCGACTACAGGACAGCGGCCACCTGAGCCTGCCCGATATCCAGCGCGCGGCCGGGTTCGACACCCTCTTCGACATCGGCATGGTCTTCGAGAACCTGCCCGCCGATATGGGCGCGCCCGCGGAGGCGATCGACGGGTTGCGGGTGCGGGCGGTGGGCAGCGACGGATACGACCGCTCGCACTATCCGCTCGGGTTGATCGTCGTTCCGGGGGAACGGCTGCGGCTGCGGCTCAGCCACGACCCGAGCGTGATCGGGGAGGCGACGGCGGGGCTGCTGCTGGACCGGGTCACCCGGGTGCTGACCGCGCTGGCGGAGACGGCGGATAGGCCGGTCGGGTCGCTGACCAGCCTGCCCGACGCGGCCCGCCGGGAGGTGCTGTACACGCTCAACGACACCCGGGTCGGGCACGAGCCGGTCCCGTTCCACCGGCTGATCCTGGACCGCGCCCGCGCCACTCCCCAGGCGGTGGCGGTGATCGGCACCGACACCCGCGGACGGCGGATCACCCTCACCTACGCGGAATTGGTCTCGCGGGCAACGGCTCTCGCCGCCGCGCTGGCCGCGCGCGGGGTCGGACCGGAGACGCTGGTCGCGCTGGTCCTGCCGCGCTCGGTGGAGGTGCCGGTGGGCATGCTGGCCGTCCACATCGCGGGCGGTGCGTTCGTCCCGGTGGACTGGAAATACCCGGCCGAGCGCATCGCCCACATGCTGCGCGACGCCCGGCCGGTCTCAGCCATCGTTTGTGAGCAGACCATGCGGGCGCTGCCGGAGAATATGCCGACCCTTCGGGTAGACGGAGAAATGGGCTCTGCCCCCGTCGGGGAGATCGGCGCCGCCGCCATTGGTGAGGTTGGCGCGGCCTCGGTTGGCGAGATCGGCTCCACCCCAGCTGAATTCACGCCGCCCAATGTGCACGTCGACAGCGCCGCCTACCTCATCTACACCTCGGGGTCCACCGGTACCCCGAAGGGGGTCGTCGTCACTCATCGGGGTGCGGCGAATTTTGTTGCCGCGACGCGGGATCGGTTGCGGATTGCGTCGGATAGTCGGGTGTTGCAGTTCGCTTCGCCCAGTTTCGACGGGATTATCGGTGAGGTGATGCCCGCGCTCGCGGCGGGGGCCACGGTGGTTGTGGCGCCTGCGGAGCTCGGGGCGGGGATCGAGGTGCGGGACTGGATTGTCCGGCAGGGCATTACGCATGCCGTGCTGCCGCCCGCTGCGGTCGCGGCCGCCGGTCGCGGGCGGTGGGCCTCGCTGCGGACGCTCGCGGTGGTCGGTGAGGCGTGCCCGCCGGAGCTGGTCGCCGATCTGGCTGCGGATGTGGATCTCGTCAATGGTTACGGGCCCACCGAGATGACGGTCTCGGTCACCCAGAGCGATCCGCTGGTTCCGGCCGCGGGGCACCCGCCGATCGGGCGGCCGCTCGATGATGTGCGGGTCTATCTGCTGGATCGGCGGCTGCATCCGGTCGCCCGCGGTGCGGTCGGTGAGCTGTACGCGGGCGGGCCCGGCATTGCCCGCGGCTATCACGGCCAATTCGCCCGCACCGCGGCCCGATTCGTCGCCGATCCGTACGGTGAGCCGGGCGCGCGCCTGTACCGCACCGGCGATCTGGCCCGCTGGCGGCCCGACGGTCAGCTGGAATTCGTTGCGCGCGGGGACGATCAGCTCAAGGTGCGGGGCTTCCGGGTCGATCCGCGCGAGATCGAGGCCGTGCTCACCGCCCATGCCGATATCGCGCGGGCACTGGTGGTGGGGGTGGAATACGCTGCGGGCGACCGGCGTCCGGTCGCGTACGTGGTGCCGGAGGGCGGGGCGCGGCCGGATCGGGCGATGCTGCGCGAGCTGGTGGCGGCGCGGCTGCCCGGATATCTGGTCCCGGCCGCCTTCGTGGTGCTCGATCGGTTCCCGGTGACGATGAACGGGAAGATCGATCGGGCGGCGCTGCCGCTGCCCGACCGCGACACCGCCGCGTCCGGCAGGCCGCCGCGCACCCATCGCGAACAACTGCTCTGCGATATTGCCGCCGACCTGCTCGGGCTGGACGGTATCGGCGTCGAGGACGACTTCTTCGAACTCGGCGGGCATTCGCTGCTCGCGGCGCGGCTGGTGAGCCGGGTGCGGGAGGTGTTCGACGTCGAAGTGCCGGTGCGCGTGGTGTTTCGGGCCCGCACCGTGGCCCGGATCGCGGCGGCCCTCGACGCCGCGGGCGCCGCCCGCACCCGCCTGCGGCGGCGCGCGGACCGGCCCGCCGTCGTGCCCATGTCGTCCGCGCAGCAGCGGCTGTGGCTGGTCAGCCGGGTCGACGGCGCGAGCAGCGCCTACAACATTCCGGTGCTGCTGCGCCTGGACGGCGACCTCGACCGGGCCGCGCTGCCCGCGGCACTGGCGGATGTGCTGGCGCGGCACGAGATCCTGCGCACCGTGTACGCGCAGGACGACACCCGCACCTGGCAGCGCGTCCTGGACCCGGACGCGGAGGCGGTTCGGGCCGTGACCGAGATCCCCGAAATCGTCTGCCCCGCAGCGGAGGTGGCCGACGCCGTCCATGACGTCGTGTGCGCGCCGTTCGATCTGGAGCGGGAACCGCCGCTGCGCGCCCGGCTGATCGCGGCCGCGGACCGCACCCTGCTGCTCCTGGTGGTTCACCATATCGCCTGCGACGGCTGGTCATTGGGCCCGCTCATGAACGATCTGGCGCGCGCCTACGCCGCCCGGCGCGCGGGACGAGCTCCGCGGCTGCCCGAATTGCCGGTCCAATACGCCGATTACACGCTGTGGCAGCGGGACGTGCTCGGCACGGTCGACGATCCGGCCTCGGAACTCGCGGCGCAGCTGCGATTCTGGCGTGCGGCGCTCGACGGAGCGCCGGAGGAACTGCCGCTGCCCGCCGACCATCCCCGCCCGGCGACGCTCTCGCATCGCGGCGACAGCATCGACGTCGAGATCGACCCGATACTGCGGAATGCGCTGCGCGACATCGCGAATCGGGAGCAGGCGAGCCTGTTCATGCTGCTGCACCTGGCGGTGGCGGTGGTGCTGTCCCGCTTCGGCGGCGGGGAGGACATCGTCGTCGGCTCCCCGGTGGCCGGGCGCACCGACGAGGCGCTGACGGATCTGGTCGGATTCTTCGTCAACACGCTCGTGCTGCGCACCGATCTGTCCGGCGACCCCACCGTGGCGCAGGCCCTCGCCCGGGTCCGGGAGGCGGACCTGGCCGCCTACGCCCACCAGGACCTGCCGTTCGAACACCTGGTGGACGCCCTCAATCCGACCCGCGCCACCAACCGGCACCCGCTGTTCCAGGTCATGCTGAGCCTGGATACCGCACAGGGCCCGGACGCCGGGGAGCGCTACGCGGACGAGACCGGCCTGCGGGTCACCGCGGAACCGGTGCGGGAACCGGTGGCGCGCTTCGACCTGAGCTTCGCCTTCGCCGAACGGCCCGTCCCCGGCGGGGGAACGCGGCTGACCATGGTCCTCGAGTACAGCACCGACCTGTTCGAACGCGCCACCGCCGACTCGCTCGCCGCGGCCGTCGTCCACGTCCTTGAGGGGATCGCGGACGATACCGGTGCGGCGCTGCACGGCCTGCCGGTTTATGGAGAGGCGGAGCGGAATCGCCTACTGCGGGAGTGGAATACGTGTGCGAGTCGTGTGGGCGGGGGTGATCCCGGCCAAAAGCGCGCCGGGACCAGGGTTCTCGGTCCGAGTGCCGGGATCAGGGTTTTCGATCCGAGTGTCGGGGCCAGGGTTTTCGATCCGAGTGCCGGGATCAGGGTTCTCGGTCCGAGTGCCGGGGCCAGGCTTCTCGATCCGAGTGCCGGGGTCACGTTTCTCGAGTTGTTCGGTGAGCGGGTGTGGGATGGGGCCGATCGGTTGGCGGTCTTCGACGGGGTGTGCGGGTTGACGTATGTGGAGCTCGAGCGGCGGGCGAACCGGTTGGCGCACTGCCTGGCGGACAGGGTCGTGCCGGGGGATGTGGTGGCCGTGGCCGTTCCGCGGTCGGTCGAGTGGGTGGTGGCGGTGGTCGCGGTGATGAAGGCGGGGGGCGCGTTCGCTGTCCTGGATACCGAGTATCCCGTCGACCGGCTCGAGCGGATGATGGCGCTCAGCGCGCCCGCGCTCACCGTCACGACTGTCGCGGAGGGCGCGCGGATTCCGGGCGGCGAGCGGCTCGTCATCGATGAGCCGCGCACCCGGGAGCGTATCGACAGCGCACCCGATCATGCGGTGCCGCAGCGGTATCCGCGTGCGGATCAGCCCGCCTATATCGTCTTCACCTCCGGGTCGACCGGGGAACCGAAGGGGATCGTCACCGCGCACGGCGGTTTCGCGGGATTGGCCGACGCATTCGAGAACACGCTCGGCGTCGGCACGGACAGTCGTGTGCTGCAAGCGGTGTCACCCAGCTTCGACGGTGCGGTGGGCGATATCGCCCAGGCGCTGCTGCGCGGGGGCGCGCTGGTGCTCGCCCCGCCCGGTCGGCTACTCGGCGCGGAGCTGGCGGACTATATTGCCGCCCAGCGGATCACCCACCTGTTCTGCCCGCCCGCCGTATTGCAGACCATGGACCCGGATGTCATACCGGGGCCGGTGACCTTCGTCGTCGGTGGTGAACCCATGCCACCGCACACGGCCGCGCGGTGGAGCCGTCGGCACCGGGTGCTCAATGCCTACGGACCCAGCGAGACCAGCATCTTCGCCACCTTCCAGCCCGTCACCGACCCCGACCCCGCCCGCAGCGTCCCGATCGGTGCGCCTGTCGCGGGCAAGCGGATCCATATTCTCGATCACCGGCTGCGCCCGGTGCCGGTCGGCGTGCCGGGCGAGCTCTATATCGGCGGACCCGGTGTGGCGCAAGGGTATCTGCGGCGACCGGCATTCACCGCGGAGCGCTTCGTCGCCGACCCGTTCGGTGCACCGGGCGATCGGCTGTATCGGACCGGGGATCTCGGGCGCTGGCTGCGCACGGGGGTGATCGATTGCCTGGGCCGCACCGATACTCAGGTCAAGGTGCGCGGATTCCGCATCGAACTCGCGGAGATCGAACAGGCATTGCTCGCCGACGACACCGTCGAGCGCGCCCACGTGATTGTCCGCGAGGACCGGCCCGGCGACAGAAGGCTCACCGCCTATGTCAGTCCGCCTGCGGGAAAGACCGTGTCGCCCAGCGCCGTTCGCGCCCGCCTGGCCCGGCGGCTGCCCGCCTATATGGTCCCGGCGGCCGTGGTGGAGCTCGGCGAGTGGCCGCTGACCCCGAACGGGAAGATCGCCGCGCGCGATCTGCCCGCGCCGGTGGTGGTCTCCGCGTCGCGGCCGCCGCGCACCCCGGCCGAGGAGGTGGTCTGCTGCCTGTTCGCCGATGTGCTCGGCGTGCCCGAGGTCGGCATGGACGACGGCTTCTTCGAACTGGGTGGTCATTCGCTGCTGGCCACCACCCTGGTGACCCGGCTGCGCGAGGTCGTCGATCCCGGGCTGACCATTCGCGACCTGTTCGACCATCCCACCCCCGCCGCCCTGCTGGCGCGCGACGCGACCGGCGGCGGTGCGTCGGCCATGCTCCGGTCGCTGCTGCCGGTGCGGGCCCGTGGCGCGCGGCCGCCGCTGTTCTGCATCCATCCGTTCGCCGGAATCGGCTGGTGCTACTTCGGTTTGGTGCGGGAGCTGGACGCCGAGACCCCCGTGTACGCCCTGCAGGCGCGCGGGTTGAACGGGACCGATCCGCTGCCCGCCAGCGTCGCCGAGATGGCCGCGGACTACATCGACCAGATCCGGACGGTACAGCCGGAGGGACCGTATCGGCTGCTGGGCTGGTCGTCGGGCGGGCTGATCGCCCAGCAGGTGGCCGCCGCGCTCACCGATTCCGGCGCGGAGGTCGACCTGGTGGTGATGCTGGACTCCCACCCCGCCGACGACATCGGCGACGCCGCCGTCACCGACGCGAACGTGCTGCGGCTGCTGCTGGAGCAGGCGGGCATCGCGGACGTGCCCGAGGAGGAACTCACCGTCGCGGCCGTCGCCCGGCTGCTGCGCGCCTGCTCCGACACCGCCATGGTCGGCGCGGTCGA
The Nocardia terpenica genome window above contains:
- a CDS encoding non-ribosomal peptide synthetase — protein: MTSNIQDALPLTPLQEGVLFHAEYGTGVDVYTTQVVVSIDGDLDAGALRRAAAELLTRHPNLKAAFVYEDLDRPVQLIPHEVDMPWEEVDLRPVPDGRRAAELDRLVTAERRTPFDLAEPPLLRFTLARLGDRDHRLILTCHHILLDGWSMPILLRELLSRYDSDAAAPSPTPFRDYLVWLSQRDTEAARQAWREHLAGIDEPTLIAPGADADVRQPPRSLTVCLPEATTAGLIAVARENRLTVHTLVQTAWALVLGGSRGAGEVLFGSTVSGRPAELPGVESMIGLFINTVPVRATISPTASLLDTARALWSAQEGMREHDHLGLARIQRETGLGELFDTVVITENYPVDPTALAAEVNGLRITDVTGWDATHYPVTLTATLGAELSLWLSFRPDLLTAEAAEALLARVRRGLTLLAEAPETTVAAADTLAATDRGLVLGDWVDTGVALPGDPVPELFAQWVAMAPESTAVVSAEESLTYAELDRRSAALARRLRAAGVGADDAVALLVPRSADLVVAILATLRAGAAYLPIDLSGPSERTAHILAEAAPAAAIVTGSTVELAAAHAVTTAVPVQVTGQPAEFTDARPEPAAAAYIVYTSGSTGRPKGVVVPHGALTNVLAGLRLLLDVSPGDRLLALSAITFDIATAELLLPLISGATTVVTPPDAARDLLPLVSMIEEHRPTLIEATPTLWREILAACPAELGAATLITAGEALPADTADTMRRRGRRVVNLYGPSEAAIYSTGDIDGSYPVPPIGAPLPNVRAYVLDSFLRPAAPGEVGELYVAGSGLARGYLGRPDLTAERFVACPYLPGERLYRTGDLVSWDRAGVLHYHGRADGQVKIRGFRIELGEIEAALTATPGIHAAAADVRDGRIVGYVVADPEVDTAGVPDALVTRLPGYMVPATVIRLDELPRTGTGKLDRKALPAPRAAETTGRDAGTDEEIRLCAVVAEVLHRDGVGIDDDFFALGGDSIAAMRVAARAAQDGMPVLPKDIFQHRTVARILAATAGRTRVDAEPDEPVGVFAAPPMVRWLYERPGRHDEVNQSVLLETGERVEPARMSAALTALLERHPSLRAKVVADAGSMSVEILPAGEVSPELLVVDTTALTAAELDAFVAEHTVAAQWRLNPGAGALVQAVLFEPGTALGRLPTRLLLMVHHLGVDGVSWSTLLDDLAVVLADPAALLPGSGTSYRAWAQRLHRQGIESARAHELPYWTAVLDGEEPPFGRRRVDPAIDTGDHARTLVRTATVDLTRRLLAAPAATGTGIDDLLLTALAIATVTWQRDHGHPQADSILVDVEGHGRDAVPDADLTRTTGWFTARYPIRLGPLAKDLDPGDPAGASAALARIHAIRSAIPDGGNGFQVLRYLDPAGSGLAQAARPQLGFNYLGRFAHRSAGGWTLVADPGQKHAGITGGEGAGVTSREGAGVTSEGGVGLANGEDAGVASGGGVGLANGEGVGVASGGGVGRGSVGGGFPLGFEHALDLNALTIDSSEGPRLRVFWIWAGAVLSEREVGAVSDAWFAALETLVDAAEGGDMAVGAEEPLLMLDPDELADLELAVAYSEER
- a CDS encoding amino acid adenylation domain-containing protein encodes the protein MDAGHVTADSTVEAVLPLSPLQEGFVFHAEHDDRHPDMYVLQQSYAIEGPLRVGVLERSVAALLRRHPNLRVGFRTRRSGQVVQVVYRDQQGAWAFHDLSGQPEEEIDRVLRAERERGVDLRRPPLVRFTVIRHGRDRYRLAMTNHHAVLDGWSVPLLMRELLALYAAGGDERPLGRPPRYRDYLAWLVGRDHDDARLRWREAFAGLDEPTLLTDPHARRAAAPPVRADRVLTAALSADLRRRAAGQGVTLNTVVQAAWGITLAHHMNRDDIVVGTTVSGRPPEVPGIETMIGLFINTVPARIRLDPHDTAATLLTRLHTEQARLQDSGHLSLPDIQRAAGFDTLFDIGMVFENLPADMGAPAEAIDGLRVRAVGSDGYDRSHYPLGLIVVPGERLRLRLSHDPSVIGEATAGLLLDRVTRVLTALAETADRPVGSLTSLPDAARREVLYTLNDTRVGHEPVPFHRLILDRARATPQAVAVIGTDTRGRRITLTYAELVSRATALAAALAARGVGPETLVALVLPRSVEVPVGMLAVHIAGGAFVPVDWKYPAERIAHMLRDARPVSAIVCEQTMRALPENMPTLRVDGEMGSAPVGEIGAAAIGEVGAASVGEIGSTPAEFTPPNVHVDSAAYLIYTSGSTGTPKGVVVTHRGAANFVAATRDRLRIASDSRVLQFASPSFDGIIGEVMPALAAGATVVVAPAELGAGIEVRDWIVRQGITHAVLPPAAVAAAGRGRWASLRTLAVVGEACPPELVADLAADVDLVNGYGPTEMTVSVTQSDPLVPAAGHPPIGRPLDDVRVYLLDRRLHPVARGAVGELYAGGPGIARGYHGQFARTAARFVADPYGEPGARLYRTGDLARWRPDGQLEFVARGDDQLKVRGFRVDPREIEAVLTAHADIARALVVGVEYAAGDRRPVAYVVPEGGARPDRAMLRELVAARLPGYLVPAAFVVLDRFPVTMNGKIDRAALPLPDRDTAASGRPPRTHREQLLCDIAADLLGLDGIGVEDDFFELGGHSLLAARLVSRVREVFDVEVPVRVVFRARTVARIAAALDAAGAARTRLRRRADRPAVVPMSSAQQRLWLVSRVDGASSAYNIPVLLRLDGDLDRAALPAALADVLARHEILRTVYAQDDTRTWQRVLDPDAEAVRAVTEIPEIVCPAAEVADAVHDVVCAPFDLEREPPLRARLIAAADRTLLLLVVHHIACDGWSLGPLMNDLARAYAARRAGRAPRLPELPVQYADYTLWQRDVLGTVDDPASELAAQLRFWRAALDGAPEELPLPADHPRPATLSHRGDSIDVEIDPILRNALRDIANREQASLFMLLHLAVAVVLSRFGGGEDIVVGSPVAGRTDEALTDLVGFFVNTLVLRTDLSGDPTVAQALARVREADLAAYAHQDLPFEHLVDALNPTRATNRHPLFQVMLSLDTAQGPDAGERYADETGLRVTAEPVREPVARFDLSFAFAERPVPGGGTRLTMVLEYSTDLFERATADSLAAAVVHVLEGIADDTGAALHGLPVYGEAERNRLLREWNTCASRVGGGDPGQKRAGTRVLGPSAGIRVFDPSVGARVFDPSAGIRVLGPSAGARLLDPSAGVTFLELFGERVWDGADRLAVFDGVCGLTYVELERRANRLAHCLADRVVPGDVVAVAVPRSVEWVVAVVAVMKAGGAFAVLDTEYPVDRLERMMALSAPALTVTTVAEGARIPGGERLVIDEPRTRERIDSAPDHAVPQRYPRADQPAYIVFTSGSTGEPKGIVTAHGGFAGLADAFENTLGVGTDSRVLQAVSPSFDGAVGDIAQALLRGGALVLAPPGRLLGAELADYIAAQRITHLFCPPAVLQTMDPDVIPGPVTFVVGGEPMPPHTAARWSRRHRVLNAYGPSETSIFATFQPVTDPDPARSVPIGAPVAGKRIHILDHRLRPVPVGVPGELYIGGPGVAQGYLRRPAFTAERFVADPFGAPGDRLYRTGDLGRWLRTGVIDCLGRTDTQVKVRGFRIELAEIEQALLADDTVERAHVIVREDRPGDRRLTAYVSPPAGKTVSPSAVRARLARRLPAYMVPAAVVELGEWPLTPNGKIAARDLPAPVVVSASRPPRTPAEEVVCCLFADVLGVPEVGMDDGFFELGGHSLLATTLVTRLREVVDPGLTIRDLFDHPTPAALLARDATGGGASAMLRSLLPVRARGARPPLFCIHPFAGIGWCYFGLVRELDAETPVYALQARGLNGTDPLPASVAEMAADYIDQIRTVQPEGPYRLLGWSSGGLIAQQVAAALTDSGAEVDLVVMLDSHPADDIGDAAVTDANVLRLLLEQAGIADVPEEELTVAAVARLLRACSDTAMVGAVDEAALAAIIAVCRNTAAILAKHRPGVAAADLLYFRAGQGDSATVPGVERWREHVTGRMTEHVVDHAHAEMTSAAALADLGPILDRALSRPGRAPAALAELAYGHLVQHTPDVEDPGLPARHALVSDWLDTYICAPHERLGRSGPVCPFVRPALTAGQLSLVYRGGIDGSDPDAVIDILRRELRRFRRIHSGTPKSGVALDSLLVVFPDMPPEHCLMLDMIYPGLKEFAVTRGLMVGQFHPHCNEPAVRNPIFPVSRAPVPLLAARLMAPHDILFLHEDDRWFGLYRERFGAHFAAGKVHDRFMVRLYDAAIRRLDEESDDNDH